The Dendropsophus ebraccatus isolate aDenEbr1 chromosome 3, aDenEbr1.pat, whole genome shotgun sequence genomic interval atccagtaagagaacagcaccagagagatgtccccgtcctcttctcccacaggatcaggatcaggtagatggagatgttccctatgatctgtacatcccacctgacttcttctcctgtctgatgacttttacaatatttctctcacatcttatgaatcagggggaagatggaaacaatattaatgctccagagacagatgacggcagtgatgagcagtataaggaggacatcactacagggaaggatctgaactgTATTAATGAAACAGACATGAGGgtaaaagaagagacagatgtgagcagtgacgagcagtataaggaggacatcactacggAAAAAGATTGTAATTTTAATAATTCTACAGACaaagtagaagaagaagaggCAGATGTGAGCGGTGTTGAGCAGTATATTGAGGACATCTCTACAGGGAAGAATCTGAACTCTATTAATGATATAGACACAACAACAGAAGAAGAGCAGTATATGAAGGACATCTCTACGGAAAAAAACAGTAACTTAAATGTTACAGATAAGATAGAAAAAgtagaagagacagatgacagtagtgatgagcagtataaggaggacattactatgggaaagTATCTGGACTGTTTTAATGCCACAGATATaatggtaaaagaagaagaggaagagacagatgtgagcagtgatgagcagtataaggaggacatcactacaggggaAAATATGAACTTTATTAATGCTACATACGTAAGAATAAAGGATGAAGAAGAGACAGAgtacagcagtgatgagcagtataaggaggaagagacagatgacagcagtaatgagcagtataaggaggacattactacaggtaaccgcccaggtgagtagtgaccagtaaatgcagagaacagtcacacattctcctcagtcaccggctgtaactattctgtgtggaatattataagctctgtgtcctgtcagtcttctctcgtcatggttacagacctaggtgtAAGGaaatcactagaaagatctctgtactgtgcaGTCATATctctgtacattgtgatcagatcgcccccagCCTGTCCTGGTTGTGTAATATTTATGGccgcctcctctgcacccgctccaggtcAGCTGTGTTCTTAAATACAGGTGCCCGGTACTGTACACAGTGTATACCATGTGACCAGTGATTTGTACAGAGACCGGGCTGGGTTTTTAGCATCAGCCTCGGCCTCTTCTAATACCAGGACTTTATCTGCAGCCTCCTGATGCTGGTCACTGAAGCTGAATTTACTGTCCACAAATATCCCCAACTTTTTTCAATTTACAGTTTTGCTATATATAAAGCTATATAGTTGTAAGTTTTATTTGTACATGCAGAACTTTACATTtatgcacattaaaggggtagttctgcataatttttttctttcaaaccaactagtgccagagatttgtaatttacgtctattaaaaatatctccagtcttccagtacttatcagctgctgtatgtcctgcaggaagtggtgtattccctccagtctgacacgtttctctctgctgatacctctgtccatgccaggaactgtccagagcagctgcaaatccccatagaaaacctctcctactatggacagaggtggcagcagagagcactgtgtcagattgtagagaatacactacttcctgcaggacatacagcagttgataagtactggaagactggagatctacCAAAGCCCGAGCTTGTTCCCCTGATCCCTGGCATTTTATCATCCTTCTCCATGTTGGTCACTTTACACTTCAGGATGTTGCACAAAAAgacaaaactataaaaaaaagctatttttttgaGGAAATTACTGAAATTTTATGTtttcttcttggcagctgagtgttCCTGGAGATccgagggacatcagatatctccatctattacagcagatggtcagatcacacaagatacatatgaagaacattctattaccccagacctacccccagcccctcacagcaaagatctgtcatctcatcctgttatacaagtcccatctatTGATCCATCACAGACTGTTATGGAAAATAAAAGTCACAGAGGGAATGATGATCAAAAAGGTtattcttgttcagaatgtgggaaatgttttacccaaaAAATGTACCTTACAAGGCACAAGAGAGTTCACAAAGGattgaagccattttcatgttcagaatgtgggaaatgttttactctgaaATCAAATCTTCGTAAACATTataaaattcacacaggagagcggCCATTTGTATGTCCAGAACCAGAATGTGGCAAATCCTTTACTCAGAAAGCTCATCTTGTTGGTCATAAAAtgagtcacacaggggagaaaccattttacTGTCCTATATGTGATAAAACGTTTTCAATGAAATCTACGCTTGTTCGACATCTGAAAACTCACGAAGAGAAGAAGCCGTTTTCACGTTCAGAAAGCGGAAAATTAAATATTGTTAAACGTCAAAGAACTGACACAGAGAAGAAACTAGTAACATGCaccgaatgtgggaaatgtttaacAGGGAAATCCTCTCTTATTCAACATCTAAGAATTcatacaggggaaaagccatatcCATGCCAAGAATGCGGGAGATGTTTTACTTTGAAATCACATCTTATTAGCCatctgagaattcacacaggggagaagccatttttatgccaagaatgtggaaaatgtttttcttcaaAATCACAACTTGGTCAACATAATAAAACTCACACAGGAAAGAGACCATTTtcttgtttagaatgtgggaaaaggTTTACTCGTAAAGCAATACTTGCCGAACATCAGAAAATCCACactggggaaaagccatttttatgccaagaatgtgggaaatgttttactcgaaAATCACATCTTATTGAACATCatagaagtcacacaggggagaagccattttcatgttcagaatgtgggaaatgttataatattaaaaaaaatctccttagacatcaaaaaattcacacaggagagaagccatttttatgccaagaatgtgggaaatgtttttcacaAGAATCACTGCTTGTTGAACATCAAAGTACTCACACAGGGGTGATGCCATTTTTATGCACAGAATGTGGAAAGTATTTTTCAAGGAAATCAGAACTTGTTGAACATCAGAAAATTCACtcggggagaagccattttcatgagCCGTATATGGAAAGTCTGTAACCATAAACTGGCTCTAACAAAAAATCATGACCTGGATGTGGGAAAGTTTTTActcacattttttttaacctggttcattaaaaataaaaaataaaataaaaaattatattataaataaagTGTGAAAGTAATTTGGGGCTATACATGAAGGTTACAATATGAGcaatctttaaagtgactctgtacccacaatctgacgccccaatacgcttgtaccatcagatagctgcttttaatccaagatctgtcctaaggtccgttcgacaggtgattcagtcattgtcctaaaaaacaactttaaaactggcagccctttgtcaaactggcgtggcctagagtatctgtgcattaggctggcaccgcctctccatccctcctccccattaggaatgctccagacaagtattctcctattcctcacttgtgtgaacactgtaccggtgccttaacgatccaggacatttgccgtgttcacacaggtgatgaataggagaatacctgcctggagcattcctaatgatgaagaggtatGGTGGCGTCCCGGAGTATCTAAGGTAAGGTATCCTGGATCCCTAGATGTGGTGGGTTAGGAATATTAGATAAATAATAGGATTGACATCCTGATGTATGCAAATATATATGCACAAGCACTTTGGAACTGATAGGAtaactgttaggaatgtgactttgcgctcctcagtccatgtcgggcggccaaggaagcgctgagtttatgtctgctgttgcactggttttgtgtctgaattgtgtttcacttctcagccacacctgcctggcctgtcagacttctggcagtgtaggggttactgcactgctgggtctgttcagctgagct includes:
- the LOC138786793 gene encoding zinc finger protein 585A-like isoform X2 — encoded protein: MTFTIFLSHLMNQGEDGNNINAPETDDGSDEQYKEDITTGKDLNCINETDMRVKEETDVSSDEQYKEDITTEKDCNFNNSTDKVEEEEADVSGVEQYIEDISTGKNLNSINDIDTTTEEEQYMKDISTEKNSNLNVTDKIEKVEETDDSSDEQYKEDITMGKYLDCFNATDIMVKEEEEETDVSSDEQYKEDITTGENMNFINATYVRIKDEEETEYSSDEQYKEEETDDSSNEQYKEDITTGNRPAECSWRSEGHQISPSITADGQITQDTYEEHSITPDLPPAPHSKDLSSHPVIQVPSIDPSQTVMENKSHRGNDDQKGYSCSECGKCFTQKMYLTRHKRVHKGLKPFSCSECGKCFTLKSNLRKHYKIHTGERPFVCPEPECGKSFTQKAHLVGHKMSHTGEKPFYCPICDKTFSMKSTLVRHLKTHEEKKPFSRSESGKLNIVKRQRTDTEKKLVTCTECGKCLTGKSSLIQHLRIHTGEKPYPCQECGRCFTLKSHLISHLRIHTGEKPFLCQECGKCFSSKSQLGQHNKTHTGKRPFSCLECGKRFTRKAILAEHQKIHTGEKPFLCQECGKCFTRKSHLIEHHRSHTGEKPFSCSECGKCYNIKKNLLRHQKIHTGEKPFLCQECGKCFSQESLLVEHQSTHTGEKPFSCLECGKPFTWKSDLIIHLRVHTGEKPFSCPECGKCFARKLSLVEHQRIHTGEKPFSCSECGKYFILKTSLLIHQRTHTGEKPFSCPECGKRFTQKIHLVDHQRSHTGEKPFSCPECEKCFSRKASLVEHQKTHTGEKPYSCSECGKYFTQKSNLVEHQKTHSGEKPFSCLECGKCFTYKSNLVEHRRTHTSEKPFSCPECGKCFTVKSELIIHLRNHTGEKPFSCQECDKCFTSKSRLSQHLKTHTGKRPFSCPECGNCFTRKAILAEHQKIHTGEKPFLCQECGKCFSRKSILVEHQRTHTGEKPYPCSECGKCYSIKKTLVEHQQTHTGGKPFSCQECGKYFSWKGRLIKHQKTHTREKLFLGTVCGQFVTGQL